The Eurosta solidaginis isolate ZX-2024a chromosome 4, ASM4086904v1, whole genome shotgun sequence genome includes a window with the following:
- the LOC137251387 gene encoding nose resistant to fluoxetine protein 6 isoform X3 has protein sequence MRRMIEKLKKSRRLVDKNVVVETKNATLDLRFPSVPDSWGRLPFGLMWGHSLSFGAYEECLAASWKFSTHDVIRGQYCLANVPIKRFMEQIKPRKQSAIQESRISYKYTTPEKFELGICMPNSCSPDLGNKILTGIMNKYYNENITSPMLAEKYCKYEQPVKLRAIDIFAIVFFSLIIFFMLASSVYDYIKTKTNKPKKTLFVAFSVLTNAPKIFTVKKTNNPNVISCLNGLRCFSMMWVVFGHGYMTYYELPHINRYKIYNWLETPYSMLVQNATLCVDTFFFMSGLLMLWGAFREMERTKGKLNLGLMYFHRYIRLTPVLAVVILYIMSLYKYSGHGPMWMKIGTQDERCSDTWWATLLYVQNYVFPKKICVTQSWYLAVDTQLYVLSPLILIPLWKWGKKALPPIIILALLCMGCTFATFMEWKFTLFRVDDDHVDDRQRLTYYPTHTRVPTWLIGVIFGYFLFTKNRGRQIPLASKWVITGWILAFGTMLTDLFGPYWRILPQNPSAPIYEGALYEPLSRASWAMSIGWIVWACYNGHGGIINDFLSWSFFVGFSRLTYCMYVIHRIVQLVNGGRIQTDTHFGDYDMILRWWHDFGISLTLSIFATLAFEAPILGIEKAIFGHGNIKQTPKQKNIDTDPIESTTVALETSKDELT, from the exons TTCCCGACTCATGGGGACGTCTGCCCTTCGGCCTGATGTGGGGTCATTCCTTGAGTTTTGGCGCTTATGAGGAATGTTTAGCTGCTAGTTGGAAATTTAGTACACATGACGTAATCCGTGGCCAATATTGCTTAGCAAATGTGCCAATTAAAAGATTCATGGAACAAATTAAGCCACGCAAACAAAGCGCTATTCAAGAATCAAGAATCAGCTATAAATATACAACGCCGGAAAAATTCGAATTAGGCATCTGTATGCCAAATTCATGTTCGCCTGATTTGGGTAATAAAATATTAACTGGCATAATGAATAAATATTACAATGAAAATATCACATCACCAATGTTAGCGgaaaaatattgcaaatatgAACAGCCGGTAAAATTGCGTGCTATCGATATATTTGCTAT tGTTTTCTTCAGTttgattatattttttatgttagcGAGTAGTGTTTATGattatattaaaacaaaaactaata AACCAAAGAAAACACTTTTCGTTGCGTTTTCTGTACTTACAAATGCGCCAAAGATTTTTACCGTTAAAAAGACAAATAATCCCAATGTTATATCATGTCTTAATGGCTTACGTTGTTTCTCAATGATGTGGGTAGTTTTTGGGCACGGTTACATGACTTACTACGAGTTACCCCATATCAACAGGTATAAAATATATAAC TGGCTCGAGACACCCTATTCCATGTTAGTTCAGAACGCAACACTTTGTGTGGATACCTTCTTTTTCATGTCCGGCCTGTTGATGTTGTGGGGTGCTTTTCGCGAAATGGAGCGCAC TAAAGGAAAATTAAATTTAGGTTTGATGTATTTCCATCGTTACATACGTTTGACTCCTGTACTAGCTGTTGTTATACTTTATATTATGTCACTGTATAAATATTCTGGACATGGGCCTATGTGGATGAAAATTGGTACACAGGATGAACGTTGTTCGGACACTTGGTGGGCAACTCTTTTATATGTACAGAACTACGTCTTCCCCAAAAAGATT TGCGTAACACAATCATGGTACTTGGCTGTCGATACACAACTATACGTGCTCTCTCCGCTTATTCTAATTCCCCTATGGAAATGGGGCAAAAAGGCGTTGCCTCCAATTATTATATTGGCATTACTTTGCATGGGTTGCACATTTGCCACTTTTATGGAATGGAAATTTACATTATTCCGTGTCGATGATGACCATGTTGATGATCGCCAACGTTTAACTTACTATCCAACGCATACACGTGTGCCCACTTGGTTGATTGGGGTTATCTTTGGTTACTTCTTATTTACTAAAAATCGTGGTAGACAAATTCCTTTGGCAAGTAAATGGGTAATAACGGGTTGGATATTGGCTTTTGGTACTATGCTGACAGATTTGTTTGGTCCTTATTGGCGTATCCTTCCGCAAAATCCTAGTGCTCCTATTTATGAGGGTGCACTTTATGAACCCTTGAGTCGGGCTTCATGGGCTATGTCTATTGGTTGGATTGTGTGGGCCTGTTATAATGGTCACGGTGGTATTATCAATGATTTCCTTTCCTGGAGTTTCTTCGTAGGCTTCAGTCGGCTCACATACTGTATGTATGTAATCCATAGGATTGTTCAACTGGTAAATGGTGGTCGCATACAGACTGACACTCACTTTGGTGACTACGATATG ATACTTCGCTGGTGGCATGATTTCGGTATTAGCCTAACACTTTCAATTTTTGCAACATTAGCTTTCGAGGCACCAATTTTGGGTATAGAAAAGGCAATTTTTGGACATGGCAATATCAAGCAGACTCCCAAACAAAAAAACATAGACACTGATCCCATCGAATCGACGACAGTTGCACTTGAAACTTCGAAAGATGAATTAACTTAG
- the LOC137251387 gene encoding nose resistant to fluoxetine protein 6 isoform X1 yields MTARHILAALSLALLVAHSYANTSIIRAVANSGSPFANDLAYLFYKDGSNIGANFLSDRTRTYDNSQCLKDINRISAALDEYYEWAIEFPDSWGRLPFGLMWGHSLSFGAYEECLAASWKFSTHDVIRGQYCLANVPIKRFMEQIKPRKQSAIQESRISYKYTTPEKFELGICMPNSCSPDLGNKILTGIMNKYYNENITSPMLAEKYCKYEQPVKLRAIDIFAIVFFSLIIFFMLASSVYDYIKTKTNKPKKTLFVAFSVLTNAPKIFTVKKTNNPNVISCLNGLRCFSMMWVVFGHGYMTYYELPHINRYKIYNWLETPYSMLVQNATLCVDTFFFMSGLLMLWGAFREMERTKGKLNLGLMYFHRYIRLTPVLAVVILYIMSLYKYSGHGPMWMKIGTQDERCSDTWWATLLYVQNYVFPKKICVTQSWYLAVDTQLYVLSPLILIPLWKWGKKALPPIIILALLCMGCTFATFMEWKFTLFRVDDDHVDDRQRLTYYPTHTRVPTWLIGVIFGYFLFTKNRGRQIPLASKWVITGWILAFGTMLTDLFGPYWRILPQNPSAPIYEGALYEPLSRASWAMSIGWIVWACYNGHGGIINDFLSWSFFVGFSRLTYCMYVIHRIVQLVNGGRIQTDTHFGDYDMILRWWHDFGISLTLSIFATLAFEAPILGIEKAIFGHGNIKQTPKQKNIDTDPIESTTVALETSKDELT; encoded by the exons ATGACAGCGCGGCATATCCTTGCGGCGTTGTCGCTTGCCTTACTTGTAGCCCATTCATACGCTAATACGTCAATAATAAGAGCTGTGGCAAATTCCGGTTCACCTTTTGCTAATGATCTCGCCTATTTGTTCTATAAAGACGGATCTAACATTGGCGCAAATTTTTTAAGTGACAGAACGAGGACTTATGATAATTCACAGTGCCTAAAGGATATTAATCGTATTTCAGCCGCTCTCGACGAATATTATGAATGGGCTATTGAGT TTCCCGACTCATGGGGACGTCTGCCCTTCGGCCTGATGTGGGGTCATTCCTTGAGTTTTGGCGCTTATGAGGAATGTTTAGCTGCTAGTTGGAAATTTAGTACACATGACGTAATCCGTGGCCAATATTGCTTAGCAAATGTGCCAATTAAAAGATTCATGGAACAAATTAAGCCACGCAAACAAAGCGCTATTCAAGAATCAAGAATCAGCTATAAATATACAACGCCGGAAAAATTCGAATTAGGCATCTGTATGCCAAATTCATGTTCGCCTGATTTGGGTAATAAAATATTAACTGGCATAATGAATAAATATTACAATGAAAATATCACATCACCAATGTTAGCGgaaaaatattgcaaatatgAACAGCCGGTAAAATTGCGTGCTATCGATATATTTGCTAT tGTTTTCTTCAGTttgattatattttttatgttagcGAGTAGTGTTTATGattatattaaaacaaaaactaata AACCAAAGAAAACACTTTTCGTTGCGTTTTCTGTACTTACAAATGCGCCAAAGATTTTTACCGTTAAAAAGACAAATAATCCCAATGTTATATCATGTCTTAATGGCTTACGTTGTTTCTCAATGATGTGGGTAGTTTTTGGGCACGGTTACATGACTTACTACGAGTTACCCCATATCAACAGGTATAAAATATATAAC TGGCTCGAGACACCCTATTCCATGTTAGTTCAGAACGCAACACTTTGTGTGGATACCTTCTTTTTCATGTCCGGCCTGTTGATGTTGTGGGGTGCTTTTCGCGAAATGGAGCGCAC TAAAGGAAAATTAAATTTAGGTTTGATGTATTTCCATCGTTACATACGTTTGACTCCTGTACTAGCTGTTGTTATACTTTATATTATGTCACTGTATAAATATTCTGGACATGGGCCTATGTGGATGAAAATTGGTACACAGGATGAACGTTGTTCGGACACTTGGTGGGCAACTCTTTTATATGTACAGAACTACGTCTTCCCCAAAAAGATT TGCGTAACACAATCATGGTACTTGGCTGTCGATACACAACTATACGTGCTCTCTCCGCTTATTCTAATTCCCCTATGGAAATGGGGCAAAAAGGCGTTGCCTCCAATTATTATATTGGCATTACTTTGCATGGGTTGCACATTTGCCACTTTTATGGAATGGAAATTTACATTATTCCGTGTCGATGATGACCATGTTGATGATCGCCAACGTTTAACTTACTATCCAACGCATACACGTGTGCCCACTTGGTTGATTGGGGTTATCTTTGGTTACTTCTTATTTACTAAAAATCGTGGTAGACAAATTCCTTTGGCAAGTAAATGGGTAATAACGGGTTGGATATTGGCTTTTGGTACTATGCTGACAGATTTGTTTGGTCCTTATTGGCGTATCCTTCCGCAAAATCCTAGTGCTCCTATTTATGAGGGTGCACTTTATGAACCCTTGAGTCGGGCTTCATGGGCTATGTCTATTGGTTGGATTGTGTGGGCCTGTTATAATGGTCACGGTGGTATTATCAATGATTTCCTTTCCTGGAGTTTCTTCGTAGGCTTCAGTCGGCTCACATACTGTATGTATGTAATCCATAGGATTGTTCAACTGGTAAATGGTGGTCGCATACAGACTGACACTCACTTTGGTGACTACGATATG ATACTTCGCTGGTGGCATGATTTCGGTATTAGCCTAACACTTTCAATTTTTGCAACATTAGCTTTCGAGGCACCAATTTTGGGTATAGAAAAGGCAATTTTTGGACATGGCAATATCAAGCAGACTCCCAAACAAAAAAACATAGACACTGATCCCATCGAATCGACGACAGTTGCACTTGAAACTTCGAAAGATGAATTAACTTAG
- the LOC137251387 gene encoding nose resistant to fluoxetine protein 6 isoform X4 produces the protein MWGHSLSFGAYEECLAASWKFSTHDVIRGQYCLANVPIKRFMEQIKPRKQSAIQESRISYKYTTPEKFELGICMPNSCSPDLGNKILTGIMNKYYNENITSPMLAEKYCKYEQPVKLRAIDIFAIVFFSLIIFFMLASSVYDYIKTKTNKPKKTLFVAFSVLTNAPKIFTVKKTNNPNVISCLNGLRCFSMMWVVFGHGYMTYYELPHINRYKIYNWLETPYSMLVQNATLCVDTFFFMSGLLMLWGAFREMERTKGKLNLGLMYFHRYIRLTPVLAVVILYIMSLYKYSGHGPMWMKIGTQDERCSDTWWATLLYVQNYVFPKKICVTQSWYLAVDTQLYVLSPLILIPLWKWGKKALPPIIILALLCMGCTFATFMEWKFTLFRVDDDHVDDRQRLTYYPTHTRVPTWLIGVIFGYFLFTKNRGRQIPLASKWVITGWILAFGTMLTDLFGPYWRILPQNPSAPIYEGALYEPLSRASWAMSIGWIVWACYNGHGGIINDFLSWSFFVGFSRLTYCMYVIHRIVQLVNGGRIQTDTHFGDYDMILRWWHDFGISLTLSIFATLAFEAPILGIEKAIFGHGNIKQTPKQKNIDTDPIESTTVALETSKDELT, from the exons ATGTGGGGTCATTCCTTGAGTTTTGGCGCTTATGAGGAATGTTTAGCTGCTAGTTGGAAATTTAGTACACATGACGTAATCCGTGGCCAATATTGCTTAGCAAATGTGCCAATTAAAAGATTCATGGAACAAATTAAGCCACGCAAACAAAGCGCTATTCAAGAATCAAGAATCAGCTATAAATATACAACGCCGGAAAAATTCGAATTAGGCATCTGTATGCCAAATTCATGTTCGCCTGATTTGGGTAATAAAATATTAACTGGCATAATGAATAAATATTACAATGAAAATATCACATCACCAATGTTAGCGgaaaaatattgcaaatatgAACAGCCGGTAAAATTGCGTGCTATCGATATATTTGCTAT tGTTTTCTTCAGTttgattatattttttatgttagcGAGTAGTGTTTATGattatattaaaacaaaaactaata AACCAAAGAAAACACTTTTCGTTGCGTTTTCTGTACTTACAAATGCGCCAAAGATTTTTACCGTTAAAAAGACAAATAATCCCAATGTTATATCATGTCTTAATGGCTTACGTTGTTTCTCAATGATGTGGGTAGTTTTTGGGCACGGTTACATGACTTACTACGAGTTACCCCATATCAACAGGTATAAAATATATAAC TGGCTCGAGACACCCTATTCCATGTTAGTTCAGAACGCAACACTTTGTGTGGATACCTTCTTTTTCATGTCCGGCCTGTTGATGTTGTGGGGTGCTTTTCGCGAAATGGAGCGCAC TAAAGGAAAATTAAATTTAGGTTTGATGTATTTCCATCGTTACATACGTTTGACTCCTGTACTAGCTGTTGTTATACTTTATATTATGTCACTGTATAAATATTCTGGACATGGGCCTATGTGGATGAAAATTGGTACACAGGATGAACGTTGTTCGGACACTTGGTGGGCAACTCTTTTATATGTACAGAACTACGTCTTCCCCAAAAAGATT TGCGTAACACAATCATGGTACTTGGCTGTCGATACACAACTATACGTGCTCTCTCCGCTTATTCTAATTCCCCTATGGAAATGGGGCAAAAAGGCGTTGCCTCCAATTATTATATTGGCATTACTTTGCATGGGTTGCACATTTGCCACTTTTATGGAATGGAAATTTACATTATTCCGTGTCGATGATGACCATGTTGATGATCGCCAACGTTTAACTTACTATCCAACGCATACACGTGTGCCCACTTGGTTGATTGGGGTTATCTTTGGTTACTTCTTATTTACTAAAAATCGTGGTAGACAAATTCCTTTGGCAAGTAAATGGGTAATAACGGGTTGGATATTGGCTTTTGGTACTATGCTGACAGATTTGTTTGGTCCTTATTGGCGTATCCTTCCGCAAAATCCTAGTGCTCCTATTTATGAGGGTGCACTTTATGAACCCTTGAGTCGGGCTTCATGGGCTATGTCTATTGGTTGGATTGTGTGGGCCTGTTATAATGGTCACGGTGGTATTATCAATGATTTCCTTTCCTGGAGTTTCTTCGTAGGCTTCAGTCGGCTCACATACTGTATGTATGTAATCCATAGGATTGTTCAACTGGTAAATGGTGGTCGCATACAGACTGACACTCACTTTGGTGACTACGATATG ATACTTCGCTGGTGGCATGATTTCGGTATTAGCCTAACACTTTCAATTTTTGCAACATTAGCTTTCGAGGCACCAATTTTGGGTATAGAAAAGGCAATTTTTGGACATGGCAATATCAAGCAGACTCCCAAACAAAAAAACATAGACACTGATCCCATCGAATCGACGACAGTTGCACTTGAAACTTCGAAAGATGAATTAACTTAG
- the LOC137251387 gene encoding nose resistant to fluoxetine protein 6 isoform X2, with the protein MSNLLTISMGVLQQGIGVDNFVTKSGNMQHHITVIIIVDKTVPDSWGRLPFGLMWGHSLSFGAYEECLAASWKFSTHDVIRGQYCLANVPIKRFMEQIKPRKQSAIQESRISYKYTTPEKFELGICMPNSCSPDLGNKILTGIMNKYYNENITSPMLAEKYCKYEQPVKLRAIDIFAIVFFSLIIFFMLASSVYDYIKTKTNKPKKTLFVAFSVLTNAPKIFTVKKTNNPNVISCLNGLRCFSMMWVVFGHGYMTYYELPHINRYKIYNWLETPYSMLVQNATLCVDTFFFMSGLLMLWGAFREMERTKGKLNLGLMYFHRYIRLTPVLAVVILYIMSLYKYSGHGPMWMKIGTQDERCSDTWWATLLYVQNYVFPKKICVTQSWYLAVDTQLYVLSPLILIPLWKWGKKALPPIIILALLCMGCTFATFMEWKFTLFRVDDDHVDDRQRLTYYPTHTRVPTWLIGVIFGYFLFTKNRGRQIPLASKWVITGWILAFGTMLTDLFGPYWRILPQNPSAPIYEGALYEPLSRASWAMSIGWIVWACYNGHGGIINDFLSWSFFVGFSRLTYCMYVIHRIVQLVNGGRIQTDTHFGDYDMILRWWHDFGISLTLSIFATLAFEAPILGIEKAIFGHGNIKQTPKQKNIDTDPIESTTVALETSKDELT; encoded by the exons TTCCCGACTCATGGGGACGTCTGCCCTTCGGCCTGATGTGGGGTCATTCCTTGAGTTTTGGCGCTTATGAGGAATGTTTAGCTGCTAGTTGGAAATTTAGTACACATGACGTAATCCGTGGCCAATATTGCTTAGCAAATGTGCCAATTAAAAGATTCATGGAACAAATTAAGCCACGCAAACAAAGCGCTATTCAAGAATCAAGAATCAGCTATAAATATACAACGCCGGAAAAATTCGAATTAGGCATCTGTATGCCAAATTCATGTTCGCCTGATTTGGGTAATAAAATATTAACTGGCATAATGAATAAATATTACAATGAAAATATCACATCACCAATGTTAGCGgaaaaatattgcaaatatgAACAGCCGGTAAAATTGCGTGCTATCGATATATTTGCTAT tGTTTTCTTCAGTttgattatattttttatgttagcGAGTAGTGTTTATGattatattaaaacaaaaactaata AACCAAAGAAAACACTTTTCGTTGCGTTTTCTGTACTTACAAATGCGCCAAAGATTTTTACCGTTAAAAAGACAAATAATCCCAATGTTATATCATGTCTTAATGGCTTACGTTGTTTCTCAATGATGTGGGTAGTTTTTGGGCACGGTTACATGACTTACTACGAGTTACCCCATATCAACAGGTATAAAATATATAAC TGGCTCGAGACACCCTATTCCATGTTAGTTCAGAACGCAACACTTTGTGTGGATACCTTCTTTTTCATGTCCGGCCTGTTGATGTTGTGGGGTGCTTTTCGCGAAATGGAGCGCAC TAAAGGAAAATTAAATTTAGGTTTGATGTATTTCCATCGTTACATACGTTTGACTCCTGTACTAGCTGTTGTTATACTTTATATTATGTCACTGTATAAATATTCTGGACATGGGCCTATGTGGATGAAAATTGGTACACAGGATGAACGTTGTTCGGACACTTGGTGGGCAACTCTTTTATATGTACAGAACTACGTCTTCCCCAAAAAGATT TGCGTAACACAATCATGGTACTTGGCTGTCGATACACAACTATACGTGCTCTCTCCGCTTATTCTAATTCCCCTATGGAAATGGGGCAAAAAGGCGTTGCCTCCAATTATTATATTGGCATTACTTTGCATGGGTTGCACATTTGCCACTTTTATGGAATGGAAATTTACATTATTCCGTGTCGATGATGACCATGTTGATGATCGCCAACGTTTAACTTACTATCCAACGCATACACGTGTGCCCACTTGGTTGATTGGGGTTATCTTTGGTTACTTCTTATTTACTAAAAATCGTGGTAGACAAATTCCTTTGGCAAGTAAATGGGTAATAACGGGTTGGATATTGGCTTTTGGTACTATGCTGACAGATTTGTTTGGTCCTTATTGGCGTATCCTTCCGCAAAATCCTAGTGCTCCTATTTATGAGGGTGCACTTTATGAACCCTTGAGTCGGGCTTCATGGGCTATGTCTATTGGTTGGATTGTGTGGGCCTGTTATAATGGTCACGGTGGTATTATCAATGATTTCCTTTCCTGGAGTTTCTTCGTAGGCTTCAGTCGGCTCACATACTGTATGTATGTAATCCATAGGATTGTTCAACTGGTAAATGGTGGTCGCATACAGACTGACACTCACTTTGGTGACTACGATATG ATACTTCGCTGGTGGCATGATTTCGGTATTAGCCTAACACTTTCAATTTTTGCAACATTAGCTTTCGAGGCACCAATTTTGGGTATAGAAAAGGCAATTTTTGGACATGGCAATATCAAGCAGACTCCCAAACAAAAAAACATAGACACTGATCCCATCGAATCGACGACAGTTGCACTTGAAACTTCGAAAGATGAATTAACTTAG